Proteins from a genomic interval of Crassostrea angulata isolate pt1a10 chromosome 7, ASM2561291v2, whole genome shotgun sequence:
- the LOC128156872 gene encoding N-acetylneuraminate lyase B-like yields the protein MAKIPEDFWLEGLVPAVFTPFDRSGELDLFKIEPYCAYLLKNNIKAIYVNGTTGEGKSLTKDERKKILEKWIQVSEGRLKIVAHVGVLNVRESKELAKHAEESGADAIASLPPLFFKPQCIDTLIEHCKAIADVAPHLPFYYYHLPIMTGVDFNMENFLREAKKSIPNLAGIKFSSKDLVDMIGCVFQDNMNVVFGCDEQLLAGLVTGAHGAVGSTHNFMPKVFERMMENIKTGEMQKAREEQLRVQKLCRLMYKYGSILGGNVAALKYFMPLVGLDLGPPREPMKAMNENEARQFKKDVEDLGFFTWDPATIV from the exons atACCTGAAGACTTTTGGCTTGAGGGACTTGTACCAGCTGTTTTCACTCCCTTTGATCGATCTGG aGAGCTTGACTTGTTCAAAATTGAACCATACTGTGCATACTTGTTGAAAAACAATATCAAAGCCATATATG TCAATGGGACGACGGGAGAGGGGAAATCTTTGACCAAagatgaaagaaagaaaatccTTGAAAAGTGGATCCAAGTTTCTGAGGGAAG GTTAAAGATTGTTGCCCACGTTGGTGTTTTGAACGTTCGAGAAAGCAAGGAACTG GCAAAACACGCAGAAGAGAGCGGGGCAGATGCCATAGCTTCGCTCCCACCTTTGTTCTTCAAGCCTCAATGCAtag ACACTCTTATAGAACACTGCAAGGCAATAGCCGACGTGGCGCCTCACCTGCCGTTTTACTACTACCATTTGCCAATCATGACAGGTGTTGATT TTAATATGGAAAATTTTCTTCGAGAAGCAAAAAAATCTATTCCAAATCTGGCCGGAATTAAGTTTTCATCAAAAGACCTGGTGGATATGATCGGATGTGTCTTCCAAGATAACATGAATGTTGTGTTCGGTTGCGAtgag CAACTCCTTGCTGGGTTAGTTACCGGGGCTCATGGAGCAGTCGGGAGCACACATAACTTTATGCCAAAAGTCTTTGAGAGAATGATGGAGAATATCAAGACAGGAGAAATGCAGAAAGCACGAGAGGAACAATTGCGTGTTCAAAAGCTTTGTAGGCTAATGTACAAATACG GATCTATCTTGGGAGGAAATGTTGCAGCCCTAAAATACTTCATGCCGCTGGTTGGTCTCGATCTGGGTCCTCCGAGAGAACCAATGAAAGCCATGAATGAAAACGAGGCTCGACAGTTTAAAAAAGATGTAGAAGACTTGGGATTCTTTACATGGGATCCTGCAACAATTGtataa